The genomic region CGCGGCTCCGCACCCCGCGCACGCCTGGTCCTCAACCACAACAACCCGCTGATCCGCCGGATCTCCGCCCTCCCCGACGAGGCGCTGACCGGCACCGCCGTCGAATCGCTCTACGGACAGGCCCTGCTGATGTCCCAGCGGCCACTCCGTCCCACCGACTCCACTCTGCTCAACCGGGCCTTCCTCGGGCTCCTGGAATGGGCGACCCACTCCACCGAGGCCCCGGAGGACCAGAAGTGACGACGCCGACGCGCCAGGAGATCGAGCGGGGACTGGCGGAGAACCGCGAGGCGCCGGGTGGCGCCGCGCGCAACGCGCACGCCGAGGCCCTGGTCGGCGCCGCCGAGGCGAGCGGCGACCGGGCGCTGTTCCGGGAGACCCTGGACAACCTGATCCACGCCTACCTGTGGAGCTCCGAGTCGTCGAAGCTGCTGGTGCCCTTCGCCCGGCTGCTCCAGGAGTACGACAAGGATCCCGGCGCCTTCTCCGAATGGGACGCGCACTCGCTGTTCTGGCAGTTCAAGTGGGTGGCCACGGCCATCGCCGACTCCCCCGGGGTTCCCCTGGAGTCGGCGACGGGCTGGCTGGACGAGATGGAGCGCCGCTACCGGATCGCCGGCTACAGCGAGCGGCCCGTACGCGAGGCTGAGCTGTGGCTCGCCGACGCGATGGGCGACGACGAGCGGGCCGAGCGGGCCTTCGGGCACTGGCTGGCGGCCGAGCGCGACGACATAAGCGACTGCCGCGCCTGCGAGCTCAACGGCCAGGGGCAGTACGCCGTCCTGCGCGGCGACGACGCCAAGGCGCTGGAGATCTGGAAGCCGGTGCTGGCGGCCGAGCAGACCTGCGCCGAGGAGCCGCACCGGGTGCTGGCCACCTCCCTGATGCCCTTGCTGCGGCTCGGACGGACCGCCGAGGCCCGCTCGAACCACCTGCGCGGCTACCGCCTGGCCCGCGGCAACGACAGCCTGCTGCCGACGGTCGGCAAGCACATCGAGTTCTGCGCGCTCACCGGCAACGAGTCGCGCGGTCTGGAGATCCTCGCCGAACACGCCTCCCACGTCGGCCCGCTCGCCAACGTCGACGACCAGCTGGCCTTCCACGGCGGCATCCTCGTGCTGCTGCGCCGGCTGATGGACCTGGGGCACGGCCGGATCCCGGCCGTGCCCTACGACGGCACGCCCCGCACCGTCCGCGAGCTGTACGAGGTCATGCGCGCGGGCGCACTCGACATCGCCCGGCAGTTCGACGTGCGCAACGGCACCACCCGCGTCTCGGAGCGGTTCCTGGCGCGGATCGCGCGGGAGCCGCTGGTCGGCGCGCTGCCGCTGGGGGTGCGCAGTGCGGCGTTGCCACAGTCGGCCCACACCGTTCCGGGGCACGTCGTCCCGGTGTCCACGGCTTCGGCCCCCGGTTTCGCCGAGCTGGTGGATCAGGCCCGGCGCGCCCGCGACCTGGGGCATCCGGGGGCGGACGTGCTGTGGGCCGAGGTGGCCGTACGGGTGGACGCGCAGCCGGAGCCCGATCCGCTGGTCGCGGCCGACCTGGCGGACCACCGGGCACTGGCCGCCGCCCGGCGCGGGGCCACGGAGGCGACGGAGCTGCTGACCGCGGCCCGGGAGGGCTACCGGACCCTCGGCCTGGCACAGCGCGCGGCGCTTGCCGAGCTGCGCCTGGCGAGCGTCGCCGCCCAGTCGGGGGCCACGCCCGCCGAGATCAGGAGGCTGCTGGGGGTGGCCGTACGGGCCGCCGAGGCACTCGACCCGGCCGAACCGCTGCGGACCCGGAGGATCGCGCTCGCGGAGCTGTCGGCGATCCGCGTGGAGTCGTACCTGCGCTCGGCCGAGGCGACCGGTGACGACGGCCACGGGCATGGGCACGGCGAACTCGCCGCCGAGCTGACCGCCTTCATCACGGCCTACGAGGACACGCTTGCGGACCTGGTGGCGGAGGCCGAGGAGATGCTGGGACGGGTCGCGCTGTCGCAGGGCGACCCGGAGCGGGCCGTGGCCCTGCTCGCGGCCGCCGCGGCCCGGGCGGTCGGGGCGGGCAGGCCCTGGCAGGCCGTGGACCCGCTGGTGCTGCGGGCCGGGGTACTGATGTCGCTGAACCGGCCCGAGGAGGCGGAGGAGGCGGCCCGTTCCGCGCTGGAACACGCCCCCGAGGTGACCGACTCCGAGGTCCAGGGCGTCGTACGGCTGACCCTCGCGGACATCCTGCTGCGGCGGGAGGGCGCGGCGGACGAGGCCGCCGGGCACGCTCTGGCGGGAACCCACTGGTTCGACCAGGCCGGTCTCACGGCCGACGGCGGGGCGCAGGCTCGGCTGGTCCTGGCGCGTGCGTACGCGCAGGACGGCCGGGCCGCCGAGGCGGCGGAGGTGTTGCAGTCGGCTCTGCCGGATCTGCTGGAGCACGGCGAGGAGCAGGCCGTTTCCGGGCGGGAGTTCCTGGCCGACCTGCTGCGGCAGCTGAACGAGCTGCGGCCGGCCGCGGAGCAGTACCTGCTGGCGGCGGAGACGGCCAAGGGCTGGGAGGACACCCGGCCCCAGGCCAGGCTCGCGCAGTCGGCCGCCGACACGCTGTCCGACGCCGGGCTGACCGTGGAGGCTGCCGCCGCCTACGAGCGGACCGTGGAACTGCACCGCCTGACGGGCGAAGCCCCGGTCGCCGAGGTACGTGCCCTGCGCTCCCTGGCCTGGCTGGGACTGCGCGAGGAGGTCACCGACGGAGCCGTTGCGCGGGCCAGGGTCCTGATGGACGAGGCCACCGGTGTACTGGAGACCGCCCTGACGGCGGATCCCGCGGATCCGGAGCTGCGGGCCGAACTCGCCCAGACCTGGCACCAGCTGGCGCAGGTCCTCGACCGGCGGGTCGGCGCACAGGCAGCCTCCTTCGACGAGGAGGAGGAAGACGCTGACGACGAGGATGAGCACGAGGAGGACGCCGGCGGTGTGAGCGCTGTGGGCGGCGACCCGGCCGCGCCGGCCGAGTCGCTGGGCGAGGCGGAAATCGAGGCACTGCGCCTGGAGGAGATCGAGCTCTGGGGCCGGGCTGCCGCGCTCTACGCGGAGCTCGGCCCGGACCATCTGCGGGACCGGTTCCAGTGCCTGAACAACGCCGCCTGGACGGAGCAGGAGCGGGGCCACGCGGATGCGGGTGCGGCCCGCGTCCGCGCACTGATCGACGAGGTCGAAGCCATGCCGGAGGGCGCCGCGCCCGACTGGCTCCTGCCGTCCGCCGAGCGTCTGTACGCCCAGCTGACGGCCTGAGCCCACTGCCGTCGGTCGTCGCCGCTCCCCGTCCTGGGCAGCGGCGACGACCGTGGGATCAGAGGTCCAGCTGGGCCAGCGCCTCCACAGCGATCTTCTCGAAGACCGACTCGTCCGCGGCGAAGTCGGAGTCCGGGATCGGGGCGTGGATCACCAGCTCGGTGAAGCCCAGCTCACGGTGGCGGCCCGCGAAGTCGACGAATGCGCCCACGGATTCCAGCATGGTGCTGCGTTCGGGGGTGAAGCCGGTCAGCAGGATCTTCTCCATCGGCCCGAACTCCCGGCCGATCTCGGCGCAGGCCGACTCCAGCCCGCCGATCTGCCGGCGCAGGGCCTCCAGCGACTGCTCGGGCGTGCCGTCCTCGAAGATCCTCGGGTCTCCCGCGGTCACCCAGGCCTGGCCGTGGCGGGCGGCGAGCCGCAGGCCGCGCGGTCCGGTGGCGGCGACCGCGAACGGCAGTCGCGGCCGCTGGACGCAACCGGGGATGTTGCGGGCCTCCTCGGCCGAGTAGAAGGTGCCCTGCGAACTCACCGCGCCCTCGGTCAGCAGCTGGTCCAGCAGCGGTACGAATTCGGCGAAACGGTCGGCACGCTCGCGCGGGGACCAGGGCTCCTGACCGAGCGCGGTCGCGTCGAAGCCGTTGCCGCCCGCTCCGATACCGAGGGTGATGCGCCCGCCGGAGACGTCGTCCAGGGAGATGAGGTCCTTGGCGAGGGTCACCGGATGGCGGAAATTCGGCGAGGTGACCAGCGTCCCCAGGCGCATCCGCTCGGTGGCCGCGGCCGCCGCGGTCAGGGTGGGCACCGCGCCGAACCACGGTCCGTCGCGGAAGCCCCGCCACGACAGGTGGTCATAGGTGTAGGCGGTGTGGAACCCGAGCGTCTCCGCCCGTACCCACTGGTCACGCCCCCCTTCATGCCATCGACGTACCGGAAGGATCACCGTGCTCAGACTCAGACTCATGCGTTCGAGCCTACGGCGCTCAGCCGACGGGGAGTGCATTCCGGTCCTGCCGCGTCGCGTCGACGCCGAGCGCATCCTGTCGAATGATCTTCGAGGAAACCCCTCCATGGAGAGCGGTAATTCAGAAGCAAGAAGGCGCAAACCGATCCCTGGCGAAAGAAACCAAAGACTTCCGGCATCGTCGATCACGGATTCGGCCGAGCCGACTACTGTGCGATTCCGAGAGCTGGATGACTCACGGCACCCACCGTGGATGCCTTGTCCGAATTCAGCCTCTGACGAGGGGTGGTCGTGCTCGAAATCACCATGCCGGG from Streptomyces sp. NBC_00190 harbors:
- a CDS encoding tetratricopeptide repeat protein; protein product: MTTPTRQEIERGLAENREAPGGAARNAHAEALVGAAEASGDRALFRETLDNLIHAYLWSSESSKLLVPFARLLQEYDKDPGAFSEWDAHSLFWQFKWVATAIADSPGVPLESATGWLDEMERRYRIAGYSERPVREAELWLADAMGDDERAERAFGHWLAAERDDISDCRACELNGQGQYAVLRGDDAKALEIWKPVLAAEQTCAEEPHRVLATSLMPLLRLGRTAEARSNHLRGYRLARGNDSLLPTVGKHIEFCALTGNESRGLEILAEHASHVGPLANVDDQLAFHGGILVLLRRLMDLGHGRIPAVPYDGTPRTVRELYEVMRAGALDIARQFDVRNGTTRVSERFLARIAREPLVGALPLGVRSAALPQSAHTVPGHVVPVSTASAPGFAELVDQARRARDLGHPGADVLWAEVAVRVDAQPEPDPLVAADLADHRALAAARRGATEATELLTAAREGYRTLGLAQRAALAELRLASVAAQSGATPAEIRRLLGVAVRAAEALDPAEPLRTRRIALAELSAIRVESYLRSAEATGDDGHGHGHGELAAELTAFITAYEDTLADLVAEAEEMLGRVALSQGDPERAVALLAAAAARAVGAGRPWQAVDPLVLRAGVLMSLNRPEEAEEAARSALEHAPEVTDSEVQGVVRLTLADILLRREGAADEAAGHALAGTHWFDQAGLTADGGAQARLVLARAYAQDGRAAEAAEVLQSALPDLLEHGEEQAVSGREFLADLLRQLNELRPAAEQYLLAAETAKGWEDTRPQARLAQSAADTLSDAGLTVEAAAAYERTVELHRLTGEAPVAEVRALRSLAWLGLREEVTDGAVARARVLMDEATGVLETALTADPADPELRAELAQTWHQLAQVLDRRVGAQAASFDEEEEDADDEDEHEEDAGGVSAVGGDPAAPAESLGEAEIEALRLEEIELWGRAAALYAELGPDHLRDRFQCLNNAAWTEQERGHADAGAARVRALIDEVEAMPEGAAPDWLLPSAERLYAQLTA
- a CDS encoding LLM class flavin-dependent oxidoreductase, which translates into the protein MSLSLSTVILPVRRWHEGGRDQWVRAETLGFHTAYTYDHLSWRGFRDGPWFGAVPTLTAAAAATERMRLGTLVTSPNFRHPVTLAKDLISLDDVSGGRITLGIGAGGNGFDATALGQEPWSPRERADRFAEFVPLLDQLLTEGAVSSQGTFYSAEEARNIPGCVQRPRLPFAVAATGPRGLRLAARHGQAWVTAGDPRIFEDGTPEQSLEALRRQIGGLESACAEIGREFGPMEKILLTGFTPERSTMLESVGAFVDFAGRHRELGFTELVIHAPIPDSDFAADESVFEKIAVEALAQLDL